A part of Salvelinus sp. IW2-2015 linkage group LG16, ASM291031v2, whole genome shotgun sequence genomic DNA contains:
- the tm4sf4 gene encoding transmembrane 4 L6 family member 4, translating into MCSGSFAKCLGITLIPLAILCVLCNILLFFPGGLVAEDNNHITEEVFYFGGIMGSGVMMIFPALVFLGLKNNDCCGCCGNESCGKRFAMFTSIIFAAVGVLGAGYSFIVSAVAIHNGPKCLYTNGTTESWTNPFINGDYLNNHTLWEGCRKPEGIVTWHLTLFSMLLVMGLLQVVLCAIQVINGLIGAICGDCCGCWWGG; encoded by the exons ATGTGTTCGGGTAGCTTTGCCAAGTGTCTGGGTATCACCCTGATCCCCCTGGCCATCCTGTGTGTTCTCTGCAACATCCTGCTCTTCTTCCCTGGGGGGCTGGTCGCAGAAGACAATAACCACATCACCGAGGAGGTGTTTTACTTTGGGGGTATCATGGGATCTGGTGTTATG ATGATCTTCCCGGCGCTGGTCTTCCTGGGCCTTAAAAACAATGACTGCTGCGGTTGCTGTGGCAATGAGAGTTGTGGAAAGAGATTTGCG ATGTTCACCTCTATCATCTTTGCTGCGGTGGGGGTTCTGGGGGCCGGCTACTCCTTCATTGTGTCTGCTGTTGCCATTCATAACGGACCCAAATGTCTCTATACGAATGGCACAACAGAGTCGTGGACCAACCCGTTTATCAACGG TGACTACCTGAATAACCACACCCTGTGGGAGGGCTGTAGAAAGCCTGAAGGCATCGTGACCTGGCACCTGACTCTGTTCTCCATGCTGCTGGTCATGGGTCTGCTGCAGGTTGTGCTCTGTGCCATCCAGGTCATCAACGGTCTCATCGGGGCCATTTGTGGAGACTGCTGCGGCTGCTGGTGGGGGGGGTAA
- the LOC112081257 gene encoding transmembrane 4 L6 family member 4, with the protein MFTSIIFAAVGVLGAGYSFIVSAVAIHNGPKCLYTNGTTESWTNPFXNGDYLNNHTLWEGCRKPEGIVTWHLTLFSMLLVMGLLQVVLCAIQVINGLIGAICGDCCGCCGGE; encoded by the exons ATGTTCACCTCTATCATCTTTGCTGCGGTGGGGGTTCTGGGGGCCGGCTACTCCTTCATTGTGTCTGCTGTTGCCATTCATAACGGACCCAAATGTCTCTATACGAATGGCACAACAGAGTCGTGGACCAACCCGTTTYTCAACGG TGACTACCTGAATAACCACACCCTGTGGGAGGGCTGTAGAAAGCCTGAAGGCATCGTGACCTGGCACCTGACTCTGTTCTCCATGCTGCTGGTCATGGGTCTGCTGCAGGTTGTGCTCTGTGCCATCCAGGTCATCAACGGTCTCATCGGGGCCATTTGTGGAGACTGCTGCGGCTGCTGTGGGGGGG AGTAG
- the LOC111975813 gene encoding WW domain-containing transcription regulator protein 1 isoform X3 — protein MAPVPANLVMSQHHHQQHLQHTQQQPQQAQALGSPGSLPQQQSSQAGMMSLSSPLGVVVSAQQKIRLQRIQLERERIQRRQEELMRQEVALCRQLPVDSESMAPTHTPGGNPAQPMTQGNMPTNEDPTPS, from the exons TGATGTCCCAacaccaccaccagcagcacctGCAACACACCCAGCAGCAGCCCCAACAGGCCCAGGCCTTGGGTTCGCCTGGCTCCCTCCCCCAGCAGCAGAGCTCTCAGGCTGGGATGATGAGTCTGTCCAGCCCCCTGGGCGTGGTTGTCAGTGCCCAGCAGAAGATAAGGCTGCAGCGCATccagctggagagggagaggatccAGAGACGACAGGAGGAGCTCATGAGACAG GAGGTGGCACTGTGTAGACAGCTCCCTGTGGACTCTGAGAGCATGGCACCCACGCACACCCCCGGTGGCAACCCTGCCCAGCCCATGACCCAGGGCAACATGCCCACCAACGAGGATCCGACCCCTTCCTGA